A part of Terriglobia bacterium genomic DNA contains:
- a CDS encoding vitamin K epoxide reductase family protein — protein MKLRSVGIGCLALVGMVDALYLSIKRNAGPIPCHVTHGCMDVLTSRYSEIAGIPLSWLGLAFYVTILSLAVFKLFEDADRPLNFPLSAIFYLTGTGLVVSALLVGIQAFILKAYCEYCLLSATLVLLMFLLAPNPGRHKHPA, from the coding sequence ATGAAATTGCGTTCTGTTGGGATCGGCTGTCTTGCGCTTGTCGGAATGGTGGACGCGCTTTACCTTTCCATCAAGAGAAACGCCGGCCCTATTCCCTGCCATGTGACCCACGGCTGCATGGACGTGCTGACCAGCAGGTATTCCGAAATCGCGGGCATTCCCCTGTCCTGGCTGGGGCTGGCGTTTTACGTCACGATCCTGAGCCTGGCGGTCTTCAAGTTGTTTGAAGACGCCGATCGTCCGCTGAATTTTCCGCTGTCCGCCATCTTTTATCTGACTGGAACCGGACTGGTCGTATCGGCGCTGCTGGTCGGAATTCAGGCGTTTATCCTGAAGGCGTATTGCGAGTATTGCCTGCTCTCGGCCACGCTGGTTCTGTTGATGTTTCTGCTGGCGCCGAATCCTGGCCGGCATAAACATCCTGCGTGA